One Cupriavidus taiwanensis DNA window includes the following coding sequences:
- a CDS encoding ArsR/SmtB family transcription factor, producing the protein MANHCAEFAGVSQAVDLPALSGVFYALADPTRRAIVSTLGRGPATVSALSAPFAMALPSFMKHLQVLERSGLIRSRKSGRVRTCELVPQPLSDAQQWLADQRALWEARTDRLAAFVETLHQEEQPDAE; encoded by the coding sequence ATGGCTAACCATTGTGCCGAGTTTGCAGGCGTGTCCCAGGCTGTCGATCTTCCCGCGCTGTCCGGCGTGTTCTACGCGCTGGCGGACCCGACCCGCCGGGCCATCGTCAGCACGCTCGGGCGCGGGCCCGCAACGGTGTCGGCGCTGTCGGCACCGTTTGCGATGGCGCTGCCCTCGTTCATGAAGCACCTGCAGGTGCTGGAGCGCAGCGGCCTGATCCGCTCGCGCAAGAGCGGGCGCGTGCGCACCTGCGAACTGGTGCCGCAACCGCTGTCCGACGCGCAGCAATGGCTGGCCGACCAGCGCGCCCTGTGGGAGGCCCGTACCGACCGCCTGGCGGCTTTTGTCGAAACACTTCACCAGGAGGAACAGCCAGATGCCGAATGA
- the sorB gene encoding SorB family sulfite dehydrogenase c-type cytochrome subunit: MKATIAPALLALALLGSGPAGAAPQDIKLPAENVRLKPAKLPGYGIAMQKCAICHSADYVSYQPPGLTLAQWTAEMKKMQQAYGAPIDDAEVEQLGAYLAVAYGSAKPKDPEIVAIAQKAGKPAAPAAVATAVDVQGLLAKNACLSCHGTTQKIVGPAYHEVAVRYKGDPQAQAKLEASIHGGSSGKWGAVPMPPFAGLKPEEVKALAAYVRQQ; this comes from the coding sequence ATGAAAGCAACCATCGCCCCCGCGCTGCTGGCGCTCGCCCTGCTCGGCTCCGGCCCCGCCGGCGCCGCGCCGCAGGACATCAAACTGCCCGCCGAGAACGTCAGGCTCAAGCCCGCCAAACTGCCCGGCTACGGCATCGCCATGCAGAAATGCGCGATCTGCCATTCGGCCGACTACGTCTCCTACCAGCCGCCCGGCCTGACGCTGGCGCAGTGGACCGCCGAGATGAAGAAGATGCAGCAGGCCTACGGCGCGCCGATCGACGACGCCGAGGTCGAGCAGCTCGGCGCCTACCTTGCCGTGGCCTATGGCTCGGCGAAGCCGAAGGATCCGGAGATCGTGGCGATCGCGCAGAAGGCCGGCAAGCCTGCAGCGCCAGCAGCCGTTGCCACGGCTGTGGACGTGCAGGGCCTGCTGGCGAAGAATGCCTGCCTGAGCTGCCACGGCACGACGCAGAAGATCGTCGGCCCTGCCTATCACGAGGTCGCGGTCCGCTACAAGGGTGACCCGCAGGCCCAGGCGAAACTCGAAGCCAGCATCCACGGCGGCAGCAGCGGCAAGTGGGGCGCGGTGCCGATGCCGCCGTTTGCCGGCCTGAAGCCGGAGGAAGTGAAGGCGCTGGCGGCCTACGTCCGCCAGCAATAG
- the sorA gene encoding SorA family sulfite dehydrogenase catalytic subunit, whose amino-acid sequence MRDKNRPPQSADNDRPLPTRRRLVRGAGLLALGASPLGALAAQAARVADGVTLADGPRPLVRYPGKRPLVRVSTRPPHLETPFSAFNEGPITANDAFFVRYHLANIPLSVDLATYRLRVGGHVGKPLQLSLDELKRLAEPVHVVAVNQCSGNSRGFSEPRVFGAQLANGAMGNARWTGVPLRKVLEHAGVKAGARVVTFNGMDTPVLPGTPDFRKSLDIAHAMNGEPLLAWAMNGEDLPLLNGYPLKLVVPGYFGTYWIKHLSEIEVLEHPFEGHDAFFMTKGYRVPDNDCQCVAPGTPAAKTRPISTLAVRSFITSVDSGGRLPAGRTVELKGIAFDGGSGIRTVEVSVDGGQHWQAAQLGEDLGRFSFRAWHLPVKFARKGPAVLMVRATSNHGETQPAKASWNPAGYRRNVIEATPVTIA is encoded by the coding sequence ATGCGAGACAAGAACCGTCCGCCGCAATCTGCCGACAACGACCGGCCGCTACCGACCCGGCGCCGCCTGGTGCGGGGCGCGGGCCTGCTGGCGCTGGGAGCGTCGCCGCTCGGCGCGCTGGCCGCGCAGGCCGCACGAGTGGCCGACGGCGTCACGCTGGCCGACGGCCCGCGCCCGCTGGTGCGCTATCCGGGCAAGCGCCCGCTGGTGCGCGTCAGCACCCGGCCGCCGCACCTGGAGACGCCCTTCTCCGCCTTCAACGAGGGGCCGATCACCGCCAACGATGCCTTCTTCGTGCGCTACCACCTGGCCAATATTCCGCTGTCGGTGGACCTGGCCACCTACCGCCTGCGCGTCGGCGGCCATGTCGGCAAGCCGCTGCAGCTGTCGCTCGATGAACTGAAGCGGCTGGCCGAGCCGGTGCACGTCGTCGCCGTGAACCAGTGCTCGGGCAACAGCCGCGGCTTCTCCGAGCCGCGCGTGTTCGGCGCGCAGCTGGCCAACGGCGCGATGGGCAATGCGCGCTGGACCGGCGTGCCGCTGCGCAAGGTGCTGGAGCATGCGGGCGTCAAGGCCGGCGCCAGGGTGGTCACGTTCAACGGCATGGACACGCCGGTGTTGCCGGGCACGCCGGACTTCCGCAAGTCGCTCGACATCGCCCATGCGATGAACGGCGAGCCGCTGCTGGCGTGGGCCATGAATGGCGAAGACCTACCGCTGCTCAACGGCTACCCGCTCAAGCTCGTGGTGCCGGGCTACTTCGGCACCTACTGGATCAAGCACCTGTCCGAGATCGAAGTGCTGGAGCACCCGTTCGAAGGCCACGACGCGTTTTTCATGACCAAGGGCTACCGCGTGCCGGACAACGATTGCCAGTGCGTGGCCCCCGGCACGCCGGCGGCGAAGACGCGGCCGATCTCGACGCTGGCCGTGCGCAGCTTTATCACCAGCGTCGACAGCGGCGGCAGGCTGCCGGCCGGCCGCACCGTCGAACTGAAGGGCATCGCCTTCGACGGCGGCTCCGGCATCCGCACGGTCGAGGTTTCCGTCGATGGCGGGCAGCACTGGCAGGCCGCGCAGCTCGGCGAAGACCTGGGGCGCTTCTCGTTCCGCGCGTGGCACTTGCCGGTGAAGTTCGCACGCAAGGGTCCGGCGGTGCTGATGGTCCGCGCCACCAGCAACCACGGCGAGACCCAGCCCGCCAAGGCCAGCTGGAACCCCGCCGGCTATCGCCGCAATGTCATCGAAGCCACGCCGGTCACCATCGCCTGA
- a CDS encoding uracil-xanthine permease family protein, with protein MSHPAPAPVDERLPWRRLFVFGLQHVLVMAASPIASVFLMSKALNFPPALAVQLLSATFVICGLGTLLQSLGKRGIGARLPFVMLPGGAPIVLFILIAQQTDVQTAAGAVILTGVFYFLVLPVFRRCLRYFPPVVVGTMLLLVAINLAQVSGKLVAGHPAAGSAVDPLNLLLAFATIACTVAASRWLTGMLAQLAILLGLLGGALVAGLAGAFHFGQVSMSPVLALPTPFPFGWPTFDVVAAIPLMVFAVISMVEATGQTLAISDAVGRPVDQQRDVPRTIRGDALTSLLGGMFGTSLIITSGENIGIVRATGVRSRFVTAMSGAILVAFGLLVPVSSLISAIPEAVVGGTGLVVFCIVGTMGIDMLRKVDLRDHANMYVVAVALAVGLLPILVPGIYGGLPANLRILVGNGVAMGAITAALLNFLFFHTGLRAAATGAIARDDAAATH; from the coding sequence ATGTCCCACCCCGCCCCCGCGCCGGTGGATGAACGGCTGCCATGGCGGCGCCTGTTCGTCTTCGGGCTGCAACATGTACTGGTCATGGCCGCGTCGCCGATCGCGTCGGTCTTCCTGATGAGCAAGGCGCTGAACTTCCCGCCCGCGCTGGCGGTGCAGCTGCTGAGCGCCACCTTTGTCATCTGCGGCCTGGGCACGCTGCTGCAGTCGCTGGGCAAGCGCGGTATCGGCGCGCGGCTGCCGTTCGTGATGCTGCCCGGCGGCGCGCCGATCGTGCTGTTTATCCTGATCGCGCAGCAGACCGACGTGCAGACCGCGGCCGGCGCGGTGATCCTGACCGGGGTGTTCTACTTCCTGGTGCTGCCGGTGTTCCGGCGCTGCCTGCGCTACTTCCCGCCGGTGGTGGTGGGCACCATGCTGCTGCTGGTGGCGATCAACCTCGCGCAGGTCTCGGGCAAGCTCGTGGCCGGGCACCCGGCCGCGGGCAGCGCGGTGGATCCGCTCAACCTGCTGCTGGCCTTCGCCACCATCGCCTGCACCGTGGCGGCATCGCGCTGGCTCACCGGCATGCTGGCGCAGCTGGCGATCCTGCTCGGGCTGCTGGGCGGTGCGCTGGTGGCGGGGCTGGCCGGCGCGTTCCACTTCGGGCAGGTGTCGATGTCGCCGGTGCTGGCGCTGCCGACGCCGTTCCCGTTCGGCTGGCCCACCTTCGACGTGGTCGCCGCGATCCCGCTGATGGTGTTTGCCGTGATCTCGATGGTCGAGGCCACCGGCCAGACGCTGGCGATCAGCGATGCGGTGGGCCGTCCGGTCGACCAGCAGCGCGACGTGCCGCGCACCATTCGCGGCGATGCGCTGACCTCGCTGCTGGGCGGGATGTTCGGCACCTCGCTGATCATCACCAGCGGCGAGAACATCGGCATCGTGCGGGCCACCGGCGTGCGTTCGCGCTTTGTCACGGCGATGTCGGGCGCGATCCTGGTGGCGTTCGGGCTGCTGGTGCCGGTGTCGTCGCTGATCAGCGCGATCCCCGAGGCCGTGGTCGGCGGCACCGGCCTGGTGGTGTTCTGCATCGTCGGCACCATGGGCATCGACATGCTGCGCAAGGTAGACCTGCGCGACCACGCCAACATGTACGTGGTGGCGGTGGCGCTGGCCGTCGGCCTGCTGCCGATCCTGGTGCCGGGCATCTATGGCGGCCTGCCGGCCAACCTGCGCATCCTGGTGGGCAATGGCGTGGCGATGGGCGCCATCACCGCGGCGCTGCTCAACTTCCTGTTTTTCCATACGGGTCTGCGGGCCGCGGCCACGGGCGCGATCGCGCGCGACGATGCCGCCGCCACGCACTGA
- a CDS encoding amidohydrolase family protein, whose product MTEPYASTPAWPGELNPALAPEAFQRPRILLPEWTLLRQGAVRGHAVVVEGGRFTAVGTAEDVAARFPELEALPLPRMLLMPGMIDTHHHLTQSFGKSLVFGEPSEIFRRVWVPLEGSLKAEHLYLSSKLAALEALRGGFTTVVDAGTRSDAGLDAVARAVTDAGVRCVLGLICNDKPGTETLDAAPILRRAAAHLERYASDALVAPSLAISIPEVASDAMLHHVYQLCAESGRIFQTHANEHLVAVERSLNACGRRPIEHLAAIGALGPAALLAHATLVTPQEIRLLADSGAAVAYNPVASAWKGNAVAPAETMATFGVRLGLGTDGTRSDGFRLLDYAEAAQRFAFGIGVGDSSCGAGWRWVDMATHDAADVAGLGALTGEIAAGKRADFLLVDLDVPELTPSWDLTWELVRLANRDQIRAVFVDGSLRLWQGWPTDWDARALMRDIHAMAEHTVAGAPIRKLHDAADVHRARHAGTEAA is encoded by the coding sequence ATGACTGAACCTTACGCATCGACGCCGGCATGGCCCGGCGAGCTGAACCCGGCGCTGGCGCCGGAGGCCTTCCAGCGCCCGCGCATCCTGCTGCCGGAATGGACCTTGTTGCGCCAGGGCGCGGTGCGCGGCCACGCGGTGGTGGTGGAGGGCGGCCGCTTCACGGCGGTCGGCACCGCCGAAGACGTCGCCGCGCGCTTCCCCGAACTGGAAGCGCTGCCGCTGCCGCGCATGCTGCTGATGCCGGGCATGATCGACACGCACCACCACCTGACGCAGTCGTTCGGCAAGTCGCTGGTGTTCGGCGAGCCCTCGGAGATCTTCCGGCGCGTGTGGGTGCCGCTGGAGGGCAGCCTGAAGGCGGAGCACCTGTACCTGTCGTCCAAGCTGGCGGCGCTGGAAGCGCTGCGCGGCGGCTTTACCACCGTGGTCGATGCCGGCACGCGCAGCGACGCCGGGCTGGATGCGGTGGCGCGCGCGGTCACCGATGCCGGCGTGCGCTGCGTGCTGGGCCTGATCTGCAACGACAAGCCGGGCACGGAAACGCTCGACGCCGCGCCCATCCTGCGCCGCGCCGCCGCGCACCTGGAGCGCTACGCCAGCGATGCGCTGGTGGCGCCGTCGCTGGCGATCTCGATTCCCGAGGTCGCGTCGGACGCGATGCTGCATCACGTCTACCAGCTGTGCGCCGAGTCCGGCCGCATCTTCCAGACCCACGCCAACGAGCACCTGGTGGCGGTGGAGCGCTCGCTCAACGCCTGCGGGCGCCGGCCGATCGAGCATCTCGCGGCGATCGGCGCGCTGGGCCCGGCAGCCCTGCTGGCGCATGCCACGCTGGTGACGCCGCAGGAAATCCGGCTGCTGGCCGACAGCGGCGCCGCCGTGGCTTACAACCCCGTCGCCAGCGCCTGGAAGGGCAACGCCGTGGCGCCGGCCGAGACCATGGCTACCTTCGGCGTGCGCCTGGGCCTGGGCACCGACGGCACCCGCAGCGACGGCTTCCGCCTGCTGGACTACGCCGAGGCCGCGCAGCGCTTTGCCTTCGGCATCGGCGTGGGCGATTCGTCGTGCGGCGCGGGCTGGCGCTGGGTCGACATGGCCACGCACGACGCCGCCGACGTCGCCGGGCTGGGTGCGCTCACCGGCGAGATCGCCGCCGGCAAGCGCGCCGACTTCCTGCTGGTCGACCTGGACGTGCCGGAACTGACGCCGTCGTGGGACCTGACCTGGGAGCTGGTGCGCCTGGCCAACCGCGACCAGATCCGCGCGGTCTTTGTCGACGGCAGCCTGCGCCTGTGGCAGGGCTGGCCCACCGACTGGGACGCGCGCGCGCTGATGCGCGACATCCACGCCATGGCCGAGCACACCGTTGCCGGCGCGCCGATCCGCAAGCTGCATGATGCCGCGGACGTGCACCGCGCGCGCCATGCCGGCACGGAGGCGGCATGA
- a CDS encoding TSUP family transporter has product MDMTLFSVGIAVFTGALIQGATGMGFALIVVPVLALAAPAMLPGALLLAMLPLNAYVAWRERHAIDMRGAGWISAGRVAGTFGGLWVLVAMPMAWLNALVGGSTIAAAVVSLLAPAFTPGRLTFASTGLITGVTETATGVGGPPLALAYQHAPVATLRATVALCFLVGEVISLVVLALSGKLGMEQVFYAAGLLPVLGVGMVASHLVHKRINQRMLRIGVLVFALVSGAVVLVRG; this is encoded by the coding sequence ATGGACATGACCTTGTTCAGCGTCGGCATTGCGGTGTTTACCGGCGCGCTGATCCAGGGCGCCACCGGCATGGGCTTTGCGCTGATCGTGGTGCCGGTGCTGGCGCTGGCCGCGCCGGCGATGCTGCCCGGCGCGCTGCTGCTGGCGATGCTGCCGCTCAACGCCTACGTGGCCTGGCGCGAGCGCCATGCCATCGATATGCGCGGGGCCGGCTGGATCAGCGCCGGACGCGTGGCCGGCACCTTCGGCGGCCTGTGGGTGCTGGTGGCGATGCCGATGGCGTGGCTCAACGCGCTGGTCGGCGGCAGCACCATCGCCGCGGCGGTGGTGTCGTTGCTGGCGCCGGCCTTTACGCCGGGGCGGCTGACCTTTGCCTCGACCGGGCTGATCACCGGCGTCACCGAGACCGCCACCGGCGTCGGCGGCCCGCCGCTGGCGCTGGCCTACCAGCACGCGCCGGTGGCCACGCTGCGCGCCACCGTGGCGCTGTGCTTCCTGGTGGGCGAGGTGATCTCGCTGGTGGTGCTGGCGCTGAGCGGCAAGCTTGGCATGGAGCAGGTGTTCTATGCCGCGGGGCTGTTGCCGGTGCTGGGCGTCGGCATGGTGGCCAGCCACCTGGTGCACAAGCGCATCAACCAGCGCATGCTGCGCATCGGCGTGCTGGTATTCGCGCTGGTTTCGGGCGCGGTGGTGCTGGTCAGAGGTTGA
- a CDS encoding LacI family DNA-binding transcriptional regulator yields the protein MTASTPDRPRRITIHDVARAAGVSLTTVSHALNDRGVLDPATRARVKRVAAELGYRPSVRAQRLQSGRANCIALLSSMPFAVAGGTSRLGFMMEVAAIAAEAAMGRGLGVVLVPPLEGAGGLLDTLDIDGAIVIEPIAGDPHIARLRERGVSIVSIGREPLTETPVPCVDLQSAETARLLLEHLHGHGRRQIGLMIGAAPRQSYVETERAYREFTQALRLPCHIVKAAEEHGEAAGAEACAQLLAQMPGLDALCAPVDAFAVGAMAHLQEAGKRVPDDVLVVTRYDGIRARSAQPPITAVNLHLERVASLAVELLFAHLSGERGRAVITGPRPELVVRASSMPGG from the coding sequence ATGACCGCATCCACGCCCGACCGCCCCCGCCGCATCACCATCCACGACGTTGCCCGCGCCGCCGGCGTGTCGCTGACCACGGTGTCGCACGCGCTCAACGACCGCGGCGTGCTGGATCCGGCCACGCGCGCGCGCGTCAAGCGCGTCGCCGCCGAGCTGGGCTACCGGCCCAGCGTGCGCGCGCAGCGGCTGCAGTCGGGCCGCGCCAACTGCATCGCGCTGCTGTCGTCGATGCCGTTCGCGGTGGCGGGCGGGACTTCGCGGCTGGGCTTCATGATGGAGGTGGCGGCGATCGCGGCCGAGGCGGCCATGGGGCGCGGCCTGGGCGTGGTGCTGGTGCCGCCGCTGGAAGGCGCCGGCGGCCTGCTCGATACGCTCGATATCGACGGCGCCATCGTGATCGAGCCGATCGCCGGCGACCCGCATATCGCGCGGCTGCGCGAGCGCGGCGTCAGCATCGTGTCGATCGGGCGCGAGCCGCTGACCGAGACGCCGGTGCCTTGCGTCGACCTGCAATCGGCCGAGACCGCGCGCCTGCTGCTGGAACACCTGCACGGCCACGGGCGCCGCCAGATCGGCCTGATGATCGGCGCCGCGCCGCGGCAGTCGTATGTGGAAACGGAACGCGCCTACCGCGAGTTCACGCAGGCGCTGAGGCTGCCCTGCCATATCGTCAAGGCGGCCGAGGAACATGGCGAGGCGGCGGGCGCCGAGGCCTGCGCGCAATTGCTGGCGCAGATGCCGGGGCTGGATGCGCTGTGCGCGCCGGTGGATGCCTTCGCGGTCGGCGCCATGGCCCACCTGCAAGAGGCGGGCAAGCGCGTGCCCGACGATGTGCTGGTGGTGACGCGCTACGACGGCATCCGCGCGCGCAGCGCGCAGCCGCCCATTACCGCGGTCAACCTGCACCTGGAGCGGGTGGCGTCGCTGGCGGTGGAACTGCTGTTCGCGCACCTGTCGGGCGAGCGCGGCCGTGCGGTCATCACCGGGCCCAGGCCGGAACTGGTGGTGCGGGCGTCGTCGATGCCGGGAGGATGA
- a CDS encoding LysR substrate-binding domain-containing protein, whose amino-acid sequence MDTQKLLHLLAVVEHGTFSEAARVVHLTQPALSRSIRALEDELKAPLFDRGARRATLTVFGELVADRARRMRLEERQLRRDLELLRGGEEGSLAIGVAPAPAALLLTPFLVHMAQAHPRIRVRTETGATSALLEALRSENIDAIVGDAYVLRAADDVEMEALGELRAGLVCRAGHPILRKRRIDLETIRAYPVATTTLSTVIGRQLAELWGPGAAPDKLFTLHCDNLDMLRSVTLASDTLLFGVLSITRQERAAGLMAEVPMPPDARRCGRYGMARMAARSLSPALEVLYRFTREHWKALSSEAGGGSGRR is encoded by the coding sequence ATGGACACGCAGAAACTTCTCCATCTGCTCGCGGTGGTCGAGCACGGCACCTTCTCCGAAGCGGCCCGGGTCGTGCACCTGACCCAGCCGGCGCTGAGCCGCAGCATCCGCGCGCTCGAAGACGAGCTCAAGGCGCCGCTGTTCGACCGCGGCGCGCGGCGCGCGACGCTGACCGTGTTCGGCGAGCTGGTGGCCGATCGCGCGCGCCGCATGCGGCTGGAAGAGCGCCAGCTGCGGCGCGACCTGGAACTGCTGCGCGGCGGCGAGGAAGGGTCGCTCGCGATCGGCGTGGCGCCGGCGCCGGCGGCGCTGTTGCTGACGCCGTTCCTGGTCCACATGGCGCAGGCGCATCCGCGCATCCGGGTGCGCACCGAGACCGGCGCCACCAGCGCGCTGCTGGAGGCGCTGCGCAGCGAGAACATCGACGCCATCGTCGGCGACGCCTACGTGCTGCGCGCGGCCGACGACGTCGAGATGGAAGCGCTGGGCGAACTGCGCGCGGGCCTGGTCTGCCGCGCCGGCCATCCGATCCTGCGCAAGCGCCGCATCGACCTGGAGACCATCCGCGCCTACCCGGTCGCCACCACCACGCTCAGCACCGTGATCGGCAGGCAGCTGGCCGAGCTGTGGGGACCCGGCGCCGCGCCCGACAAGCTCTTCACCCTGCATTGCGACAACCTCGACATGCTGCGCAGCGTGACGCTGGCGAGCGATACGCTGCTGTTCGGCGTGCTGTCGATCACGCGGCAGGAGCGTGCCGCCGGGCTGATGGCCGAAGTGCCGATGCCGCCCGACGCGCGCCGCTGCGGGCGCTACGGCATGGCGCGCATGGCGGCGCGCTCGCTGTCGCCGGCGCTTGAGGTGCTGTACCGGTTCACGCGCGAACACTGGAAGGCGCTGTCGTCGGAAGCCGGCGGCGGCAGCGGGCGCCGCTGA
- a CDS encoding DUF3311 domain-containing protein, whose amino-acid sequence MLKLFIGLGLPFIGVIGMLPWVATVERFVLGIPFIYAWIFAWFVLTSGCMLACWLLFDRHATDAAPEA is encoded by the coding sequence ATGCTCAAGCTGTTTATCGGCCTAGGCCTGCCGTTTATCGGCGTCATCGGGATGCTGCCCTGGGTGGCGACGGTCGAGCGCTTCGTGCTCGGCATTCCCTTCATCTATGCGTGGATCTTTGCGTGGTTCGTGCTGACCTCGGGCTGCATGCTGGCGTGCTGGCTGCTGTTCGACCGCCACGCCACCGACGCGGCGCCCGAAGCCTGA
- a CDS encoding sodium:solute symporter family protein — translation MTTAVFLGFIVFSLYLAIRSKKGHGAQSMHDFFVASRQFGAFLVFFLAAGEIYSIGTMVGFPGGIYAKGPTYGVWFLGYILLAYPLGYFLGPRIWKAGARYNAITLPDLFKGHYGSRALELIVAGSSILFLLPWGQLQFTGLVAALKGLGWNFDPMHLVMISAALAFTYIAISGVRASAYIAILKDILMVVAIVVTGVAVGWKAGVGDVFHAASLQVSNQMNDTQLRFSMSTMLFQALGFYVMPFAVQNFFTARSANTIRRTQVAMPLYMLMYPFLVLASYYAISQDLQLASPNEAFFAAAVRLLPDWLLGLVTAGAALSGLLVLAGICLAIGPIVTRNLLPGLPEPRQKQGAKVVIVIYLVLSIVMTLATPNLMLTLINTTYYGVTQFFPGVMVILFSLKVRPLAIALGIATGQLLAIALYVQQADFGGINLGLVSLGVNLLVTALVHYTPRLSRVQAA, via the coding sequence ATGACCACAGCGGTATTCCTCGGCTTTATCGTGTTCTCGCTCTATCTCGCCATCCGCTCGAAGAAGGGCCACGGCGCGCAGAGCATGCATGACTTCTTCGTTGCGTCGCGGCAGTTCGGCGCGTTCCTGGTGTTCTTCCTGGCGGCGGGCGAGATCTACAGCATCGGCACCATGGTGGGCTTCCCCGGCGGCATCTACGCCAAGGGGCCGACCTATGGCGTGTGGTTCCTCGGCTATATCCTGCTGGCCTATCCGCTCGGTTACTTCCTCGGGCCCAGGATCTGGAAGGCGGGGGCGCGCTACAACGCCATCACGCTGCCGGACCTGTTCAAGGGCCACTACGGCAGCCGCGCGCTGGAGCTGATCGTGGCGGGCTCGTCGATCCTGTTCCTGCTGCCATGGGGCCAGCTGCAGTTCACCGGGCTGGTGGCGGCGCTCAAGGGCCTGGGCTGGAACTTCGATCCGATGCACCTGGTGATGATTTCCGCGGCGCTGGCGTTTACCTACATCGCCATTTCCGGCGTGCGGGCGTCGGCCTATATCGCGATCCTGAAGGACATCCTGATGGTGGTGGCGATCGTCGTCACCGGCGTTGCGGTGGGCTGGAAGGCGGGTGTCGGCGACGTGTTCCATGCCGCCAGCCTGCAGGTCAGCAACCAGATGAATGACACCCAGCTGCGCTTCTCGATGAGCACCATGCTGTTCCAGGCGCTGGGCTTCTACGTGATGCCGTTCGCGGTGCAGAACTTCTTCACGGCCAGGAGCGCCAATACCATCCGGCGCACGCAGGTGGCGATGCCGCTGTACATGCTGATGTATCCGTTCCTGGTGCTGGCATCCTACTACGCCATCAGCCAGGACCTGCAGCTCGCGTCGCCCAACGAGGCTTTCTTCGCGGCGGCGGTGCGCTTGTTGCCGGACTGGCTGCTCGGACTGGTGACCGCCGGCGCCGCGCTGTCGGGCCTGCTCGTTCTTGCCGGCATCTGCCTGGCGATCGGGCCCATCGTCACGCGCAACCTGTTGCCGGGCCTGCCGGAGCCGCGCCAGAAGCAGGGCGCCAAGGTGGTGATCGTGATCTACCTGGTGCTGTCCATCGTCATGACGCTGGCCACGCCCAACCTGATGCTGACGCTGATCAACACCACCTACTACGGCGTGACGCAGTTCTTCCCCGGCGTGATGGTGATCCTGTTCTCGCTCAAGGTGCGCCCGCTGGCGATTGCGCTGGGCATCGCCACCGGCCAGCTGCTGGCGATCGCGCTGTATGTGCAGCAGGCGGATTTCGGCGGCATCAACCTCGGCCTGGTCAGCCTGGGCGTGAACCTGCTGGTGACCGCGCTGGTGCACTACACCCCCCGCCTGTCCCGCGTGCAGGCCGCCTGA